The nucleotide window CTTGCAAAGCTTCGGCAGTACGAAGTCCGTAAACCGCTATCCTGAAAGGCAATTTTTCCGGTTTGGAGAGTTGGTCAAAAAAGCCGTCCACCCCGTTTTTACTGGTAAAAATCAGCCATTGGAAAGCTCCGCCTTGAATTATTCCACGGAGTAAAACCTTATCGATCGCAATCGGTTTGATCTCAATCAGAGGCATCGGCACAACGGTGGCATTCAGTTTGCACAGTGCTTCGGCAATCTGATCGTCGGAAGCTTCCGGCCTGGTATTGATGATAATCTTCCCGTTCAGCATCCGTCCGTTTTTAAGTTAGATGCAACTGTTTTTCCTGATATCGTCGAGTATCTCTTTTGCTCCCTGCTCTGCCATTTGCCCCGATATTTCGAGTGCAATTGCCCGGGCATCTTTCAATGATCCCTTTTTTGACAGCCGGATGATTTTCTCGCCTTTCAGATCAGAGACGAACCCTGTAAAGACGATTTCATCGCCCGAAACCTCCGAATAGCAGCCGATCGGCACCTGACAACCTCCATCCATTGCTTTGAGAAAAGCTCTTTCAGCAAGAGCAACCTGCATGGTTGGCTGATGGTTAATGCCGTTCATAACGGTTGCAATTTGTTCATCGTCTGCCCGCGTTTCTATTGCAATAATTCCCTGGCTTACTGCCGGAATAATATTTGCAGGATCAATAATTTCGGTGATTCTTTCATCGAGATTCAGGCGTTGCAGGCCCGCTGCCGCCATAATCATCGCGTCGCAGTAGCCGTTGTCCATTTTGCTGAGGCGGGTATTGACATTTCCGCGTATATCGACAATCTTAAAATCCGGGTTATACGCCAAAAGTTGAGCTTTACGGCGCAGACTGGAAGTGGCAATCACGTCACCGGCGCCAAGCTCTTTCAGGGTTTTACCGTTTTTGCTTACCAGAGCATCGCGCACTTCGGCTCTTGGAAGTACGGCTCCGAGTTGCAATCCTTCTGGGAAAAACGTGGGTAGATCCTTGAGGCTGTGAACCGCCATATCCACTTCATTGCCCAGCAAAGCGACTTCCAGTTCTTTTGTAAAAAGTCCTTTGTCACCGATTTTCGAAAGCGCAACATCCAGAATTTTATCGCCTTTGGTGTGGATAATCACAATTTCGGCCTGCAAATCGGGAAAATTAGTTTCGATGCTCAATTTCACCTGATTGGCCTGATAAAGTGCCAGAGCGCTTCCGCGGGTTCCTATCCTGACGATATTATTTTTCATTTGCTGCAATTAGTTCAAAAAGACTGTCTAACAGTTGTATGTGTTCGGTATTTTTGCCGTTGTCGGTAAGTTCCTTGAGGTTTTTAATGATCAGTCCGGAGAATTTGTCGACCATGTGTGAACTGTAGTAATCGACCATCCTGATCTCCGATTCATTCATGCATTTCCGGTAATTTTTGAATTCGGATGCGTGAATCTGGCGGAAATTTTCCTTGATGCGGCGAATAGTCGGCGAAAGGCTCAACAGGTCGAGCCAGTCCATAAATTCGCTCACCAGCGTGGCAATAATTTCCTGCGCTTTGATGATTTCGGCTTTCCGTTTTTCAAGCGTTTCGTGAATCACCACAGCGGTATTATCGACATCATAAAGGGTTACATGTTCCATATCACCTACCTCCTGCGACACGTTGCGCGGCACCGAAAGGTCGAAGATGGTGACCGGACGGTTATTTCTCAGAGGCATCACCTCGTCTATCATTTTGGTAGTGATAAGCGGGGTTGTGGAGGTGGTAGCCAGCATGATAATGTCGCATTTGGCCACGTACTCCTTCATTTTGTTCAGAGGAACGGCGGTAGCGTGAAATTCGGCAGCCAGCTCTTCGGCTTTGGTATAGGTGCGGTTGATCACAAAAAGGTTTTTGCACCCTTTTTCCACCAAACTCATCATCGATAGGCGGCCGGTTTGTCCTGCACCAATCAGCAGGATGGAGCGAGAATCGATGTCGCTATACTGCCGGGTAGCCAGCGAAACGGCAGCCGAACTTACCGAAGCGTATCCTTCGTTAATATGCGTTTCGGTGCGCACTCGTTTTCCGGCATTCAACGCACTGTTGAACAGGCGTGTAAGTACCGGACCGGCGCAATGGGTGCGTTCACTGATGGTATATGCGCTTTTGATCTGACCAACAATTTGATCTTCGCCCAGCACCATCGAGTCGATACCTGAAGCCACCGTAAAAATATGCTTTACGGTTTCGATTCCGCTATAATGATAGAAATGTTTTCTGACAGAAGAATCCAGTTTTTTGAACTCAAAAAGGCGGTTATAAAGAATTTCGCACCCTTCTGCCGACTGGATATTTTTGAAGTGATAGTATATTTCAACGCGGTTACAGGTCGACAAAACAATAATTCCTGCAAAAGATTCGGATTTCTTTAGATTCTTAACAAACTCTTCTATCTCCTCTTCGGTAAACGATACCGTTTCCCTGACTTGCACAGGAGCAGATTTATAATTCAAACCGATAACTCCAATCATCCTTTTCATTAGCCTGTAACTTACTTCGCGGTGAATTTATATGCAAAGAAACAGAAAAATCAGCAAACAGGGTATCCCCATTTAAAGGGATACATAAATGTTAAATAAAGCTGATTACGACTCCAAAAATAACGACGACCAGCAACGAAACGGAATAGAGAAAACCGGCACTCAACACCTTGCTGGTAGTTCTGACCCATCCCGTTCCATACACGTTACGGGCACACAACCAGCCATAAACCAGCGTAATCAAAAACGGCCACCACAACGAAACGGAGAACAATGCAGATAGCAGCATGTATAATGTCAATACGAGGAATACAATGCAGTGAATATGAATAGAAAACACGAGATGCTCGGTGTAGTACATCCTGCTACGCCGGAAAAGCAGCCACAGGAAGAGGGCAAAAAGCGGCATCAGGAAAAACATCAGGGTAGAGATCGTCTTTTGCAGTTTGTGTTTGAATTCTTCGAAAGAGAAATGACCGGTATTGATTTTCACAAGATTGCGTTGGAAATTGCGGTTATACCAGGTTACATCCCGTTTAGATGCAGCCAGATATTGATCAATCAGCTCATTATCGGGCACCGGAGTATGTCGTATAGAATCGAAAAGCGCCTTGGTTTGGGCATTGCGCTGATGACCCACATAAGGTGAAAGTGCTTTATCCACAGCATCTGTAGAATCGACGCTATCTTCCACCAATTCCTGCGAAGATCCAAGATTCAAGTTATTGATTTTGACCTCTGACTGCTCCTTTTTATCGGATTTGCTAGTCTTTTTTGGACCTTCCGGCAACACCGCCAACAGAAAGAAAAAGATGAAACTGATGAAGATGTAAAGACGCATCGGAGGAACGTAGCGCGCCCGTTTATTTTGGTTGTAGTTGGTGGTAATTCGACCGGGATGTACCAGCAAATCACGCAAAGTCGCCAACATTTTTGTGTCGAAATGGAATGCACTTTCGAGGTATTCCATCACAAAATGTTTTACCGGAAGCTTATGCGTGTGGTTTTCCTGCCCGCAGTTGGGACAAAAGTTGTCGGTTTCGTCAAATTCGTAGTCACAGTTAGGACAAATCTGTTGCTTAATCCGGTTCTTTGCCATATTTGCATATTTTTACGCAAAGATACGAATTTTCCATTATCCTAACCCAGCCAAAAGATCCGTAATTAGGGCAATCCCGACTATATTTCAAAAACTTTCCCGGTCGACAATGCCTCAATTTTATCGCCCAACACCGCTCTCAACAATTCGAACCCTTCCGTTCCGGTACAATGACCCGTCAAAATTTTATCAACGCCGGTTTTCTCCAGTTCTTCTGCCAATTTCCGAACTGTTTCGGGCGCTTCACCGAGCGCTTTAGTGGCTGTATTCAGCAGATGAAAACCTCCCACTACCGCATGAACAGGCGTGTCAGGCATCTTTTCCTGCACCGTCCGCACCATATTGAGAATGCCACTGTGGGCACAACCCGTAAAAATAGTATTTTGTCCGTTCTCGGTAATCGCCATCACCAACTCGTGCCGGAAATCGTCGCGCGTCATCTCCCCGCTCCGTTTTGTGTAGAGCAACGAATTGAACCGCGGTCGGAAGGTATTGAAATCGTGAACCGAAAAAAGGCAGATAGAATCGTTGATCGAAGCCTCGTTAGTTACGAAACAGAGTCTCTCACCGTATTCTTCAAACAGTTTCGGGTCGATACCGATATAACGGGGTTCAGGTGTACGACCGACGGAATAACATTGATCGGAAGCAAATTCCGAGAGCCAGACTGTTGCTTTGTCATTCATCGACAGAAAGGTACGCAGCCCGCCACCGTGATCGTAATGAGCATGAGAGAGCACATACAGATCGACCTCCGCTAGGTCAATGCCAAGCAAAGAAGCATTCTGCACAAACGAATCATCGGGACCGTTGTCAAATAATAATTTCAGTCCGTTCGTTTCCACGTACAAACCCAATCCGTGTCCAATAGCAAACGAAGTTCCTTCCGGTTTGGTATTTTCGATTAATGTCGTGATTTTCATATTTCAATCAACTTTATATTCTACAAAGGTACAAAAAACGACCTCTTCCGGTAGAGTGAAGAACAATTACTCACTGTTCCTTTTTATATCAAAACCGATTACCTTTGCATCTTCATTCAAAAATCATTCTTATGCGCAAAATTCAAACTATTATAACCTGCATGGCTCTCGGATGCAGCATTGCCGCTTTCGCTGCTACTCCTAAACTGAACGATGGTATCTGGCGTGGTACGCTGGAAGTGAAAGAGAATACGGCTCCTTTCCTTTTTGAGGTTTCTCACCGCGGAGCCGACTCGACGGTGGTTACTCTGATGAACGGAGAAGAACGGGTGGTACTGAATGGTGTTTCATTCAAAGGAGATTCAGTTATCATACCCATCGAACCGTTCGATGCTCAGATACGGGCAGCCGTAATGGAAGGTACTCTCAGCGGACGCTTTCTGAAGAACTACGTCAAAAACGATGCGGGAGTTCGTTTTGCAGCTCGCTTCGACAACAAACTACGTTTTGAACCGGTTGCCACTCCGATTTCTGTTGCATTGGATGGCAAATGGGATGTTCTCTTTATCGATCCGAAAGGAGAAGCAGAGCACAATGTGGGCATTTTCCAGACCGACAAAGGGATTATTACCGGTTCGGTGCTGACGCCCAGCGGAGACCTGCGTTTCCTCGAAGGCGCTTACACGCAAACGGGTGCGCACCTCTCGGCTTTCGCAGGCCAAAGTCCCTACCTGCTGGAGGTTTCGTTCAAAGACAACAATCGTTTTGAGGGAACATTCTTTACAGCGAAAGGCAAAACACGACTGGAAGGCACTCGCAACGACAAGGCGGGACTTGCCGATCCTTACAACCAAACACACATGAAACCGGGCAAGGATCATCTCAGATTCAGCCTGCCCAATACCGACGTGAAGAAGGTTTCGCTCACCGACGAGCGTTACCGCGGTAAAGTGGTGATTGTCTCCATTCTCGGAAGCTGGTGTCCCAACTGCATGGACGAGATGAAATACCTGGCTCCGTGGTACAAAGCCAACAAAGACCGTGGCGTGGAGGTTGTCGGGCTGGCGTTCGAGCGAAAAGACGATTTTGATTATGCCCGTGCCGCCCTGTTACGGATGAAAAAGCGCTACGGCACCGAATACGAACTGCTCTTCGGTGGACAGGTGGGTTCGGAAGCAACCGGCAAAGCATTGCCGGAGATGGAGAAGGTGGCCAGCTATCCCACCATGATTTTTATCGATAAAAAAGGGAAGGTCCGCAAAATCCATACCGGTTTTAACGGTCCGGCCACCGGATTGTTCTACAAGGAATTCCAACACGAATTCAACGCGCTGGTAGACGAATTATTGGCTGAATAAAACGGCAACAATTTTTATTGGAGGATTGTCGGGACGCGATGAATCGCGTCCCGACGTATTTTAAAATACCACCACCGGTGCCCTAGATGTTTTCGGGTCGTTGGCCGCACCGTACGCATAATTGATCACCTCCAATTTTTGAGGAACCACTTTAATCAGCACAAAAATATCCTGCCACCCGGATATTCCGTTCCAATAGTCGCGCTTCATCTTCATCAACAAATCTTTGTCATCGATTACGGTTGCCGTACCGGTTATCGTCACGTAACCGTTTCCCTTCGCATGATCGGCATAATAGACGGCCACCTTCGGATTATTTCTGATCTCTCTGACTTTGGAGCTGTAGCGTGAAGAGGCAAACCAAACGACAAATTCTTTCGGGTTAGGAAATGGATTCATAGTGCGTATCTGCGGTTGCCCGACAGAATCGACCGTTACCAGCGAACAGTAATGGTTTTGTGAAATAATATCGGAAGCCGCTTTCATCAACGAGTCTTTCGGTAATGGTTTTTGTGCAAAAAGCGACGACTGGGAAGAAATTCCGGCAAACAGAAGGATTGCCGACAGAAAAAGGAGAGCTCTGTTTTTCATTTTGTGAGGATTTTAAGAGATATTTCCCTCTTAGACCCTCAAAATTCCATCTACCCTAAAAATATTCTCAAAAAAGCGCTTTCAAAGAAAATTATTCCAATGAGCAGGAAAAGGCGCCTCGATCGTCAGTTCGTTGGATAAAACAGGATGCTTCAAGCACAACGAACGTGCATGTAGGAACATCTCGCGAATGTCGAGTTGTTCGGTGAATATGCGGTTCTGTTTGCCGTCGCCATGCACCCGATCGTTGATAATATAGTGACGTAACTGTGCCAGATGCTGCCGTATCTGATGCCAGCGGCCGGTCAACGGGTATGCCTCCACCACGGAAAAACGGGCCGTCGGGTAACGATCGGTAGCCAGCGGCAGTTCCAGCTGTTTCTCAGGCACGAAACGGGTAACGGCATCCTGCAAATTACCACGATCGTTTTTCACCTGTCGGTCGCAAATCATCTCTTCCGGAAACCAACCCCGCACCAAAGCCACATACTTTTTATGCGATTCTCCATTCGTTAACTGATCGTTGAGCGACCGGGCCACCTCCGGCGAGAAGGCAAAAACGAGTACCCCCGACGTCGGCCGGTCGATGCGGTGCACCGGAAAAAGTTTGCGTTCCACCTGATCGCGCAACATCTGCAGAGCAAACACCTCGTTCTCTTCTGCGATGGAAGTACGATGCACCAGCAATCCACAAGGCTTGTTGATGGCAATCAGATATTCGTCCTGATAAAGGATGTCGAGCATAGGGTAGGAATTTGAGGTGCAAAGGTAGGAGAATTCCTTTTATTAATTCCGCCGTCTCCGGGGGCTTAAATTATAACCTTTGAATTGAATTTATTATTCGACTCCTACGGAGCCGGAATTGGATATTGAGAAATTCCTTCCTACCATAATTCGACCCCTCCGGGGCCTCGAAGCTCATGTTTGGATATATCAGACGACTATGGCTCCTTAGGAGTCAGGATTATGGTAGCAGAGGGCGTTAGGTGTGGAAAGGCACTCCGTTAGGAGTGAAATTATTCATAAAACTCAAACAAATATTCATTCTTGAACTCAATATCAAAATCTGCCAGAAGTTTCATATATTCTTCCCTGAATGATTTCCCCTGATGGTGTTTTTCCTGATTCATGATATACTTTATCACGACATCCCGTTGCGAACGGGAATAGGAAAATCCGCCATACCCTTCCTGCCAACTAAACTTACCGGGAACAAGTTTTCGACTATTGATCCACACGGTCGAAGCTGATTTTACATCCCG belongs to Paludibacter jiangxiensis and includes:
- the hemC gene encoding hydroxymethylbilane synthase translates to MKNNIVRIGTRGSALALYQANQVKLSIETNFPDLQAEIVIIHTKGDKILDVALSKIGDKGLFTKELEVALLGNEVDMAVHSLKDLPTFFPEGLQLGAVLPRAEVRDALVSKNGKTLKELGAGDVIATSSLRRKAQLLAYNPDFKIVDIRGNVNTRLSKMDNGYCDAMIMAAAGLQRLNLDERITEIIDPANIIPAVSQGIIAIETRADDEQIATVMNGINHQPTMQVALAERAFLKAMDGGCQVPIGCYSEVSGDEIVFTGFVSDLKGEKIIRLSKKGSLKDARAIALEISGQMAEQGAKEILDDIRKNSCI
- the hemA gene encoding glutamyl-tRNA reductase, encoding MKRMIGVIGLNYKSAPVQVRETVSFTEEEIEEFVKNLKKSESFAGIIVLSTCNRVEIYYHFKNIQSAEGCEILYNRLFEFKKLDSSVRKHFYHYSGIETVKHIFTVASGIDSMVLGEDQIVGQIKSAYTISERTHCAGPVLTRLFNSALNAGKRVRTETHINEGYASVSSAAVSLATRQYSDIDSRSILLIGAGQTGRLSMMSLVEKGCKNLFVINRTYTKAEELAAEFHATAVPLNKMKEYVAKCDIIMLATTSTTPLITTKMIDEVMPLRNNRPVTIFDLSVPRNVSQEVGDMEHVTLYDVDNTAVVIHETLEKRKAEIIKAQEIIATLVSEFMDWLDLLSLSPTIRRIKENFRQIHASEFKNYRKCMNESEIRMVDYYSSHMVDKFSGLIIKNLKELTDNGKNTEHIQLLDSLFELIAANEK
- a CDS encoding DUF3667 domain-containing protein, whose amino-acid sequence is MAKNRIKQQICPNCDYEFDETDNFCPNCGQENHTHKLPVKHFVMEYLESAFHFDTKMLATLRDLLVHPGRITTNYNQNKRARYVPPMRLYIFISFIFFFLLAVLPEGPKKTSKSDKKEQSEVKINNLNLGSSQELVEDSVDSTDAVDKALSPYVGHQRNAQTKALFDSIRHTPVPDNELIDQYLAASKRDVTWYNRNFQRNLVKINTGHFSFEEFKHKLQKTISTLMFFLMPLFALFLWLLFRRSRMYYTEHLVFSIHIHCIVFLVLTLYMLLSALFSVSLWWPFLITLVYGWLCARNVYGTGWVRTTSKVLSAGFLYSVSLLVVVIFGVVISFI
- a CDS encoding MBL fold metallo-hydrolase, producing the protein MKITTLIENTKPEGTSFAIGHGLGLYVETNGLKLLFDNGPDDSFVQNASLLGIDLAEVDLYVLSHAHYDHGGGLRTFLSMNDKATVWLSEFASDQCYSVGRTPEPRYIGIDPKLFEEYGERLCFVTNEASINDSICLFSVHDFNTFRPRFNSLLYTKRSGEMTRDDFRHELVMAITENGQNTIFTGCAHSGILNMVRTVQEKMPDTPVHAVVGGFHLLNTATKALGEAPETVRKLAEELEKTGVDKILTGHCTGTEGFELLRAVLGDKIEALSTGKVFEI
- a CDS encoding peroxiredoxin family protein, with translation MRKIQTIITCMALGCSIAAFAATPKLNDGIWRGTLEVKENTAPFLFEVSHRGADSTVVTLMNGEERVVLNGVSFKGDSVIIPIEPFDAQIRAAVMEGTLSGRFLKNYVKNDAGVRFAARFDNKLRFEPVATPISVALDGKWDVLFIDPKGEAEHNVGIFQTDKGIITGSVLTPSGDLRFLEGAYTQTGAHLSAFAGQSPYLLEVSFKDNNRFEGTFFTAKGKTRLEGTRNDKAGLADPYNQTHMKPGKDHLRFSLPNTDVKKVSLTDERYRGKVVIVSILGSWCPNCMDEMKYLAPWYKANKDRGVEVVGLAFERKDDFDYARAALLRMKKRYGTEYELLFGGQVGSEATGKALPEMEKVASYPTMIFIDKKGKVRKIHTGFNGPATGLFYKEFQHEFNALVDELLAE
- a CDS encoding pyridoxamine 5'-phosphate oxidase family protein produces the protein MKNRALLFLSAILLFAGISSQSSLFAQKPLPKDSLMKAASDIISQNHYCSLVTVDSVGQPQIRTMNPFPNPKEFVVWFASSRYSSKVREIRNNPKVAVYYADHAKGNGYVTITGTATVIDDKDLLMKMKRDYWNGISGWQDIFVLIKVVPQKLEVINYAYGAANDPKTSRAPVVVF
- a CDS encoding pseudouridine synthase produces the protein MLDILYQDEYLIAINKPCGLLVHRTSIAEENEVFALQMLRDQVERKLFPVHRIDRPTSGVLVFAFSPEVARSLNDQLTNGESHKKYVALVRGWFPEEMICDRQVKNDRGNLQDAVTRFVPEKQLELPLATDRYPTARFSVVEAYPLTGRWHQIRQHLAQLRHYIINDRVHGDGKQNRIFTEQLDIREMFLHARSLCLKHPVLSNELTIEAPFPAHWNNFL
- the tnpA gene encoding IS200/IS605 family transposase produces the protein MPNTYTQFNLHVVFSVKGRGNFLSTKIREELFPYIAGIVNNKKHYALAVNGYKDHVHLFFEYNPAFSVSDLIRDVKSASTVWINSRKLVPGKFSWQEGYGGFSYSRSQRDVVIKYIMNQEKHHQGKSFREEYMKLLADFDIEFKNEYLFEFYE